A portion of the Anabas testudineus chromosome 22, fAnaTes1.2, whole genome shotgun sequence genome contains these proteins:
- the LOC113148426 gene encoding alpha-(1,3)-fucosyltransferase 7 — protein sequence MGGNNTKKSAVRSVKKFFLLSFLCVLPLCLLSEWLRGFPAAIHFSTFSNNCRSRNVTILLWYWPFNRPYSLQGDVCWNLYRIAHCRLVDQRSLFSSADVVVFHNKELIMGRQKLPLDLPRPQGQRWAWMSLEAPAYSGNLGRYANVFNMTITYRKDADITVPYGELLLKEAKGQLLEDVSVNKESLACWVVSNYRSQHKRSQVYKELNATVPVEVYGRWTKKPLPSSALLRTISRCYFYLAFENSVAREYITEKLWRNAYQGGAVPVVLGPPLSDYKAVAPPNSFIHVDEFASVNELGKYLQQLAQDKKRYTEYFTWTQKWKVKLYTDWRERLCKICLQYNTLPQQKVYSDLNAWVNANNT from the coding sequence GGGGGTAATAATACTAAAAAGTCTGCAGTCCGTTCAGTGAAGAagttcttcctcctctcctttctctgtgttttaccGCTGTGTCTTCTCAGTGAATGGTTAAGAGGATTCCCGGCAGCCATTCATTTCTCCACCTTTAGTAACAACTGTCGCAGTAGAAACGTGACCATCCTGCTGTGGTACTGGCCCTTCAACAGGCCATACAGCCTGCAGGGTGATGTGTGCTGGAACCTCTACCGCATCGCTCACTGTAGATTGGTGGACCAACGCTCCTTATTTTCCTCAGCCGACGTGGTCGTGTTCCACAACAAAGAGCTGATAATGGGCCGCCAGAAGTTGCCCTTGGATCTTCCAAGGCCACAGGGCCAGAGGTGGGCTTGGATGTCTTTGGAGGCCCCTGCTTACAGTGGGAACTTGGGGCGGTATGCAAATGTCTTCAACATGACCATAACCTACAGGAAGGATGCCGATATCACTGTACCCTACGGTGAGCTGCTATTGAAGGAGGCCAAAGGTCAACTGCTGGAAGATGTTTCTGTGAATAAGGAGTCTCTGGCCTGTTGGGTGGTCAGTAACTACAGGAGCCAGCATAAGAGAAGCCAAGTGTACAAAGAGCTCAATGCTACAGTCCCTGTAGAGGTTTACGGGCGCTGGACTAAGAAACCGCTCCCCTCTAGCGCGCTCTTACGTACTATATCACGCTGCTACTTCTATTTGGCTTTTGAGAATTCAGTTGCTAGAGAGTATATCACAGAGAAGCTGTGGAGGAATGCTTACCAAGGTGGGGCTGTGCCCGTTGTCTTGGGACCACCGTTGAGCGATTACAAAGCTGTAGCTCCACCTAATTCTTTCATCCATGTCGATGAATTTGCATCAGTAAACGAGTTAGGAAAGTATCTACAGCAATTGGCACAGGATAAGAAACGCTACACTGAATACTTTACCTGGACGCAAAAGTGGAAAGTGAAACTGTATACTGACTGGAGAGAGAGACTATGCAAGATCTGCTTACAGTACAACACTTTACCTCAGCAGAAGGTTTACTCAGACCTAAACGCCTGGGTCAATGCCAATAACACTTGA